The genomic region GCTACTCCAGCTTCCTCACACATTCCCAAAACGTTCATGTTAGGTTAAAGGCTCTAAATTGTGCataggtgtggatggttgtccacgtgtgtcctgcgattggctggcatgcAGTCCAAGGAGTCCACCAGCTCCAGCTAACCTGCAACACTAATAAGGACAAGCAAGGTTGAAAACTGATGGACGGatgaatattttgtattttgtttaaaattcaaGGTATTCCTATCCGATCGACGTTTGACAACTCCAAGGCTGGCAAGTACGCGGACGTCCTTCGCCACCTGACCGCCATGGCCAGGAGCACGGTGAGGGATGTGGACCCTCAGAATGATCTTGTCGTGTTGCGCATCAGCACGAAGAATCAAGAAATTATGATTGCACCAGGTAaaacagaggtggcaaaagtactcacacttAAAAAGTACAGCTACTTCTGTACAAAATAGAAGAGTAAAAGGAGAGATTCAATTCTTTTGCTGGTGTAAAAGTAGACAAATAAAAACTCCAAAGTGTACTTATGAGCAGTATGTTACTGCTATTGGTGCCCTGAAAAGGCAGTGTTGTTCTTAGATATTTTAACTAAATAGCTAAACTAACTGCACTAAATTTCattgagtaaattttactctaaaaagacTATATTCGGTCAGAGTAAACCTTTACACTCTAGAATACttaagatgaacaaaaacaaaacaacaataaaacactCAGGGGTTGAGGAGCGATCCCACAATCTTCAGCATAGAAGATAATCACTCTGCCACTTGAGCTATGCTAGTCTTACTGTTAGCCTACTTATTGCTGTCTCAATATGTGTCCCAAAAGAGACCAAAAGAGTTATGCGAGGCTTCCACATGACGCCTGTGATATATTGACACCAAATTGGAGTGGCATGGGTCAGTGGTTAGGTTGGCTGTATCCCAACTTGAAGGTTCCGTGATTCAACATTTTTAGCGGTATTATT from Festucalex cinctus isolate MCC-2025b chromosome 3, RoL_Fcin_1.0, whole genome shotgun sequence harbors:
- the LOC144015555 gene encoding dynein light chain roadblock-type 2-like isoform X1; amino-acid sequence: MAEVEEILQRIEAHGSVTGTIIANADGIPIRSTFDNSKAGKYADVLRHLTAMARSTVRDVDPQNDLVVLRISTKNQEIMIAPENSYYLILVQRFEGYART
- the LOC144015555 gene encoding dynein light chain roadblock-type 2-like isoform X2 encodes the protein MAEVEEILQRIEAHGSVTGTIIANADGIPIRSTFDNSKAGKYADVLRHLTAMARSTVRDVDPQNDLVVLRISTKNQEIMIAPA